A region from the Triticum aestivum cultivar Chinese Spring chromosome 3D, IWGSC CS RefSeq v2.1, whole genome shotgun sequence genome encodes:
- the LOC123080701 gene encoding 7-dehydrocholesterol reductase: MAKQKQQQPKPAPADADAAPPPPEFKTAHSPWFTYASMVTLFTLCPPFVILLWYTVVHADGSVARTYEHLRDRGILEGLKAIWPMPTVVAGKIILGFALFEAALQLLLPGKRFEGPISPAGNVPVYKANGLLAYAVTLVTYLSLWWFGIFNPAIVYDHLGEIYSALVFGSLVFCLCLYIKGHVAPSSSDSGSSGNAFIDFYWGMELYPRIGKHFDIKVFTNCRFGMMSWAVLAVTYCIKQYEMNGRVADSMLVNTALMLIYITKFFWWESGYWCTMDIAHDRAGFYICWGCLVWVPSTYTSPGMYLVNHPVNLGPQLAISILLAGILCIYINYDCDRQRQEFRRTNGKASVWGKAPSKIVASYQTTKGETKTSLLLTSGWWGFSRHFHYVPEILAAFFWTVPALFNHFMPYFYVIHLTILLLDRAKRDDDRCSTKYGKYWKMYCNRVPYRVVPGIY, encoded by the exons ATGGCgaagcagaagcagcagcagcccaagcccgcccccgccgacgccgacgccgcgccgccgcccccggagttcaagACGGCGCACTCGCCGTGGTTCACCTACGCCTCCATGGTCACGCTCTTCACCCTCTGCCCGCCATTCGTCATCCTCCT GTGGTACACGGTGGTGCACGCGGACGGATCGGTGGCGCGCACCTACGAGCACCTCCGCGACCGCGGGATCCTGGAGGGGCTCAAGGCCATCTGGCCCATGCCCACCGTCGTCGCCGGGAAGATCATCCTCGGCTTCGCTCTCTTCGAGGCCGCCCTGCAGCTGCTCCTTCCCGGGAAGCGCTTCGAGGGGCCCATCTCGCCCGCCGGGAATGTGCCCGTCTACAAG GCAAATGGCTTACTAGCATATGCGGTGACTTTGGTCACCTACCTAAGCCTTTGGTG GTTTGGAATATTTAACCCTGCAATAGTATATGATCACCTGGGAGAGATATACTCGGCTTTGGTCTTTGGAAGCCTTGTGTTCTGTTTATGCCTGTACATAAAG GGTCATGTAGCACCATCTTCATCTGACTCTGGATCCTCAGGGAATGCGTTCATTGATTTCTACTGG GGAATGGAACTGTATCCTCGAATTGGTAAGCACTTCGATATCAAAGTCTTCACAAACTGCCGCTTTGGGATGATGTCCTGGGCTGTTCTTGCTGTCACGTACTGCATAAAGCAG TATGAAATGAATGGCCGAGTTGCAGACTCCATGCTTGTGAATACTGCACTGATGTTGATCTATATCACAAAGTTTTTCTGGTGGGAGTCTGGATATTGGTGTACTATGGACATTGCGCATGATAGAG CTGGTTTCTACATTTGCTGGGGATGCTTGGTATGGGTTCCATCAACTTACACCTCTCCTGGAATGTACCTTGTCAATCATCCTGTGAATTTGGGTCCCCAG CTAGCAATCTCGATTCTCCTCGCTGGAATATTGTGCATATACATAAACTATGACTGTGATCGTCAGCGCCAAGAATTTCGCCGGACAAACGGGAAAGCCTCAGTCTGGGGCAAAGCCCCGTCAAAG ATTGTCGCTTCCTATCAGACCACAAAAGGAGAAACAAAAACCAGTCTTCTCTTGACTTCTGGATG GTGGGGCTTTTCTCGTCACTTTCACTATGTCCCAGAGATACTAGCAGCATTTTTCTGGACCGTTCCAGCTCTTTTCAATCAT TTTATGCCATACTTCTATGTGATACATCTGACCATTCTGCTGCTTGACCGAGCGAAGAGGGATGACGATAGATGCTCAACAAA GTACGGCAAGTACTGGAAGATGTACTGCAACAGAGTACCATACAGGGTTGTTCCTGGTATTTACTGA